In a genomic window of Diadema setosum chromosome 3, eeDiaSeto1, whole genome shotgun sequence:
- the LOC140247040 gene encoding LOW QUALITY PROTEIN: uncharacterized protein (The sequence of the model RefSeq protein was modified relative to this genomic sequence to represent the inferred CDS: inserted 1 base in 1 codon) — MQFKDKTRIAGSILMHVTTFTIVKTEYPADRSMNCEIDIESRSATCEDMGLSSVPEYLPDSTEVLKLGENQITALHNKSFLIYKQLRSLVISKNNVSFIESGTFLMLSFLHLLNLSDNPFLPVLRGDMFASNNLTDIVLHYSNLAYVSDDLFRAMAPNSTVDLRWNVLQNVNWTNCHNVSFESMPLAYNKLADLSKHAFVMDCTVGFLDLSYNPIHLVSPATISSLKVKDLDMSGILLPEKELRHLFEGVGASSTIASLSIEDIGLTSIRPGLFSALHGKQLDWLNLGSNELKHLIPGGFENLTDVSELDLAYNRLEVIEPSYFSGMSSLRKLDLKYNNISVINLDNAVWSANLITSLFLQHNSFERIGTHAFNGLKNLKVFDLSHNNFNKQAGVSFSDLESLNTLTLMVCTFTTTLQINAHTLKDLDLRRANLIPRGMISPGTFQRNAPFLQKINLADTKISAVDLWDKVNRISSFEGLFELRVLDLSLNDMSVISDXFFKNLTSLRELYLHNCDLSIRPPLVDGLFNLQILSLSDNRLHFIPHSFLNDTFQLRELLLAGNDLVYLHGNMFRNVVNLTRLDLTSNSLVTLHFTTFEPIQQTLSVLSLSENPWICNCSLKWLPKWVAGKAIDLKNSAGTKCSYDGSFKSAAGKLLWDFDPVTECGPQFVLYLSVAASAVCSTLALVLIYHNRWKIRYGLFLCKIHFIGYREIIPQQQREFFQYDMYVVIHDEDEEWADEIFRRGLEENLPEYDRLAFGDEALMLGMYYLDSVSLLVENSLKLVFLVSANALKNHMFLLKFRLALDHVNEVQMEKIVLVFLEDIPDADMPFLIRLFLSDNRAYLVWPRGPEGQAYFWEQLAKYMAVNRYCNPLVPP, encoded by the exons ATGCAATTCAAGGACAAGACGCGAATCGCCGGATCAATTCTAATGCACGTCACCACCTTCACTATAGTGAAGACGGAATACCCAGCAGATCGATCGATGAACTGTGAAATCGATATTGAATCTCGGAGTGCGACCTGCGAGGACATGGGACTGTCTTCGGTGCCGGAGTACCTGCCCGACAGCACTGAGGTTCTTAAATTGGGTGAAAATCAGATCACAGCTTTACACAATAAATCATTCTTGATCTACAAACAATTACGTTCCCTAGTCATTTCCAAAAACAACGTTTCGTTTATAGAGAGCGGCACGTTCTTGATGCTGTCATTTCTGCACCTTTTGAATCTATCGGACAACCCATTTCTTCCGGTGCTTCGAGGGGACATGTTTGCCAGCAATAACCTTACGGATATCGTGCTACACTATAGCAACCTTGCATATGTCTCTGATGATCTCTTTAGGGCGATGGCCCCGAACTCCACTGTTGACTTAAGATGGAACGTTTTGCAGAACGTCAACTGGACGAATTGCCACAACGTATCATTTGAATCTATGCCACTTGCGTACAACAAGCTGGCAGATCTTTCTAAACATGCTTTTGTAATGGACTGCACTGTAGGTTTTCTTGATCTGTCCTACAACCCAATACACCTCGTTAGCCCAGCCACAATTTCGTCCCTCAAAGTCAAAGACCTTGATATGAGCGGAATACTACTACCAGAGAAAGAGCTCCGTCACTTATTCGAGGGCGTAGGGGCGTCTTCAACAATAGCTTCGCTTAGTATCGAAGACATAGGTCTTACCTCCATACGACCTGGGCTATTCAGTGCATTACATGGAAAACAACTTGACTGGCTAAACCTTGGCTCGAATGAACTGAAACATCTCATTCCAGGAGGGTTCGAAAATTTGACCGACGTCTCTGAACTGGATCTTGCTTACAACCGACTTGAAGTGATTGAACCCAGCTATTTTTCTGGTATGTCTTCGCTGCGGAAACTGGACCTGAAATACAACAATATATCTGTCATAAACTTGGACAATGCGGTTTGGAGTGCAAATCTCATCACATCACTTTTTCTCCAGCATAATAGTTTTGAGCGAATAGGGACTCACGCTTTCAACGGTCTGAAGAATCTGAAGGTTTTCGATTTATCTCATAACAATTTTAACAAACAAGCAGGCGTTTCGTTTTCGGATCTAGAATCGCTAAATACTCTTACATTGATGGTCTGCACCTTCACAACTACACTTCAGATAAATGCGCACACGTTGAAAGACTTAGACCTTCGCAGAGCCAATTTAATCCCCCGAGGTATGATTTCGCCCGGAACATTTCAAAGAAACGCCCCTTTTCTCCAGAAAATAAACCTTGCCGATACTAAGATATCCGCTGTTGATCTTTGGGATAAAGTTAATCGCATATCCTCCTTTGAAGGCTTATTTGAATTGCGTGTATTGGACCTTTCCCTCAACGACATGTCAGTTATATCCG GTTTCTTCAAAAACCTGACCAGTTTGAGAGAGTTATACCTACACAATTGCGACTTATCTATAAGACCTCCCCTGGTTGACGGGCTTTTCAATCTCCAAATTCTGAGTCTAAGTGACAATCGATTACATTTTATTCCCCACAGTTTCCTAAATGATACATTTCAACTGCGCGAACTACTATTAGCTGGAAATGATCTAGTCTACTTGCACGGCAATATGTTTCGAAACGTTGTGAACTTAACTCGATTAGATCTTACATCCAATAGTCTCGTCACGCTACATTTCACGACCTTTGAGCCTATACAACAAACTCTATCGGTACTGAGTTTGTCAGAAAATCCATGGATTTGCAACTGTTCCCTGAAATGGTTACCCAAGTGGGTTGCTGGAAAGGCTATTGATCTTAAAAATAGTGCCGGTACCAAATGTTCTTACGACGGTTCGTTCAAGTCTGCTGCAGGAAAACTTTTATGGGATTTTGATCCAGTTACAGAGTGTGGTCCACAGTTTGTGCTGTACTTGTCAGTGGCAGCCAGCGCTGTGTGTAGTACACTGGCCCTTGTCCTGATCTACCATAATCGCTGGAAAATCAGGTACGGGCTCTTTCTGTGCAAAATCCATTTTATTGGTTACCGGGAAATCATTCCGCAGCAGCAACGGGAATTTTTCCAGTACGATATGTATGTTGTCATCCACGATGAGGACGAAGAGTGGGCGGATGAGATCTTCCGACGCGGTCTGGAAGAGAACCTACCCGAATACGACCGACTTGCTTTTGGAGATGAGGCCCTAATGCTTGGGATGTACTACCTGGATTCTGTCAGCCTACTTGTGGAAAATAGCTTGAAGCTAGTTTTTCTAGTCAGCGCAAATGCTCTCAAGAACCACATGTTCCTTCTCAAATTTCGACTCGCCCTTGATCATGTTAATGAGGTCCAGATGGAAAAGATCGTGCTTGTGTTCCTGGAAGACATACCTGACGCCGACATGCCATTTCTCATCCGTCTATTCCTCAGTGATAATCGGGCATATCTTGTGTGGCCGCGAGGCCCTGAAGGGCAGGCTTATTTCTGGGAGCAGCTGGCAAAATACATGGCAGTCAACAGATATTGTAACCCACTTGTTCCCCCATAG